One stretch of Desulfurobacterium atlanticum DNA includes these proteins:
- the cydB gene encoding cytochrome d ubiquinol oxidase subunit II: MSFDLQSIWFLLVGVLIIAYLITDGFDFGVGILHPFIAKTDLERRAMLNSIGPVWDGNEVWLITAGAAVFAAFPEMYAALFSSLYIALFVVLVALIMRACAFEFRSKEESPSWRNFWDWMVFFGSAVPALLVGVAIGNVLAGLPVINSLAKGDSLSGFIYAEKFPISFINLVNPFTKHGLYGLIVGVTTFLFFTLHGVSWLLWKTEGTIAERAQAVAKKLWFGFVLFYVICLGFAYTISFKISNPEDLKYLGLPKSIVGSIVPFIKDGVVEKALFRYMPFEIVMILAAVVCAVLYYLAINKADGKQAFLFSALTVTFATLGAAIGAYPFLLPSSLGVENSITIYNAASSTLTLTVMLIAALIFVPIVVAYQVWMYRIFLFKVSAESIAHELQEEGEEAELY, from the coding sequence ATGAGTTTTGATTTACAGTCAATCTGGTTTTTACTGGTAGGTGTGCTTATCATTGCCTACCTTATAACAGATGGTTTTGACTTTGGAGTAGGTATTCTGCATCCATTTATCGCTAAAACAGACCTTGAAAGAAGGGCGATGCTTAACTCTATAGGTCCTGTGTGGGATGGTAATGAGGTGTGGCTTATCACAGCTGGTGCTGCTGTTTTTGCAGCTTTCCCGGAAATGTATGCAGCACTTTTTAGCTCTCTCTACATAGCTCTTTTTGTTGTTCTTGTTGCCCTTATTATGAGGGCTTGTGCTTTTGAGTTTAGAAGTAAAGAGGAAAGTCCATCGTGGAGAAATTTCTGGGACTGGATGGTGTTCTTTGGAAGTGCTGTTCCCGCTCTTCTTGTAGGTGTTGCTATTGGTAATGTTCTTGCCGGACTTCCAGTTATTAACAGTCTTGCAAAAGGAGATTCTCTGTCTGGGTTTATCTATGCGGAGAAGTTTCCAATAAGCTTTATCAATCTTGTAAATCCATTTACAAAACACGGTCTTTACGGACTTATTGTTGGTGTTACAACTTTCCTTTTCTTCACTCTTCACGGTGTTTCTTGGCTTTTATGGAAAACTGAAGGGACAATTGCTGAAAGAGCTCAGGCTGTTGCCAAAAAACTCTGGTTCGGTTTTGTTCTTTTCTACGTGATATGTCTTGGCTTTGCTTATACCATCTCATTTAAAATTTCAAATCCTGAAGACCTTAAATATCTTGGTTTACCAAAAAGCATAGTTGGTTCTATCGTTCCGTTTATAAAAGACGGTGTGGTTGAGAAAGCACTTTTTAGATATATGCCTTTTGAGATTGTGATGATTCTTGCTGCTGTTGTTTGTGCTGTTCTTTATTACTTAGCTATAAACAAGGCTGACGGTAAGCAGGCATTTCTTTTCTCAGCTTTAACTGTAACATTTGCTACTTTAGGTGCTGCAATAGGCGCTTATCCGTTCCTTCTTCCATCATCTCTTGGAGTGGAAAACAGTATTACCATATACAATGCCGCATCAAGTACATTAACACTTACAGTTATGCTTATAGCAGCATTGATATTTGTTCCTATTGTTGTTGCCTATCAGGTATGGATGTATAGAATCTTTCTCTTTAAAGTTTCTGCCGAATCTATCGCTCATGAGCTTCAGGAAGAAGGAGAAGAAGCAGAACTTTATTAA
- a CDS encoding TaqI family restriction endonuclease: protein MTRDWKEDLRKFENFLRDIDIKKYAYLRQIKTVEQDLPRDLLPLEIYYKYYWETTDFKDYDEVFKIYWSEKLNSYIYEFIKKYFYGCSLQFVEEGFRARLYRIWMSILTQFHFQYLWNALFAEKLISSAELDMMGIDAIVELDNIKVAIQVKKVSYRREASDRRFTRRQQTHADIIIEVPYLVIDIEELENKLNNPRVRKSTKIKYQNALDTFNKNFIKLANGFVIFKKEYLKHIYQVILEKIKTTEKGKKITYEEILVW from the coding sequence ATGACAAGAGATTGGAAAGAAGACTTGAGGAAATTTGAAAATTTCCTTAGAGATATAGACATCAAAAAATATGCATATTTGAGACAAATAAAAACTGTAGAGCAAGATTTACCACGGGACCTTTTACCCCTTGAGATTTATTACAAATATTACTGGGAAACAACTGATTTTAAGGATTACGACGAAGTTTTTAAAATATACTGGTCCGAAAAACTCAATTCTTACATCTATGAATTTATAAAGAAATACTTTTATGGTTGTTCATTACAATTTGTTGAGGAAGGTTTTAGAGCAAGATTGTATCGGATATGGATGTCTATTCTTACTCAGTTTCACTTTCAATATTTATGGAATGCGTTATTTGCAGAGAAATTAATATCTTCAGCAGAATTAGATATGATGGGTATCGATGCTATTGTAGAATTGGACAACATAAAGGTTGCTATTCAAGTTAAAAAAGTATCATACAGAAGAGAAGCGTCAGATCGTAGATTTACAAGAAGACAACAAACACATGCTGATATTATTATAGAAGTACCATATTTAGTGATAGACATAGAAGAATTAGAAAACAAATTGAATAATCCTAGAGTTAGAAAATCAACAAAAATAAAATATCAAAATGCTTTAGACACATTCAATAAAAATTTCATTAAACTTGCCAATGGATTTGTTATTTTTAAAAAAGAGTATCTAAAGCATATCTATCAAGTAATACTTGAAAAAATAAAAACAACCGAAAAGGGGAAAAAGATAACTTATGAGGAGATTTTAGTATGGTAA
- a CDS encoding peroxiredoxin, which translates to MALVGQKAPEFELQAYDPVTDSYTSVKLSDYVPNGDGKFLVVCFYPADFTFVUPTELAAVAAMHEEIKKRGAEVIAISTDTVFSHQIFCKVEPLMKDVKFLLAADPTGKTARDYGVYMEDAGIARRGRFIINPDGIIVAEEVLNPPVGRSVKELLRQLDAWKYVYEHPDEACPANWRPGKKTLKPGPDIAGNVGSVVTIDEILAD; encoded by the coding sequence ATGGCTTTAGTAGGACAGAAGGCACCAGAGTTTGAGCTTCAGGCGTATGATCCAGTAACAGATTCTTACACATCTGTGAAACTTTCAGATTATGTCCCAAATGGGGATGGAAAATTTCTTGTAGTATGTTTTTACCCGGCTGATTTTACATTTGTTTGACCTACAGAGTTGGCTGCGGTCGCAGCTATGCATGAGGAAATTAAGAAAAGAGGTGCTGAGGTAATCGCTATTTCAACAGATACTGTTTTCAGCCACCAGATTTTCTGCAAAGTAGAACCTTTAATGAAAGATGTTAAGTTCCTTCTTGCTGCTGATCCTACAGGAAAGACTGCAAGGGATTACGGTGTTTATATGGAAGACGCTGGTATAGCAAGAAGAGGAAGGTTTATTATCAATCCTGATGGAATTATAGTTGCAGAGGAGGTTCTTAATCCTCCTGTTGGTAGGAGTGTAAAAGAGCTTTTAAGACAGCTTGATGCCTGGAAGTATGTGTATGAGCATCCAGATGAGGCGTGCCCTGCAAACTGGAGACCTGGTAAGAAAACCTTGAAACCAGGCCCGGATATTGCTGGTAATGTTGGTAGTGTTGTTACTATAGACGAGATACTTGCTGATTGA
- a CDS encoding cytochrome ubiquinol oxidase subunit I: MDFLLTMSRLQFAMTAFFHFIFVPLTLGLSILIAIMLTIYYKTGKEDYKILAKFWTKLFAVNFAIGVATGIVHEFEFGMNWSVYSRFVGDIFGAPLAFEGLMAFFLESTFVGILLFGWDRVPKKVHLLAAWLTAIGSNISAFWILVANGWMQHPAGSKLVEGLAGKKAVLTSFADIVLSPAADIKFMHTITAGFILSAAFVLGISAYHLLKGNNVKLFKKSAFIAIIFGLIASVAEMGIGHVHTVETAKFQPTKIAAAEALWETKKGPAIAIAAWADQNGQRNVIEIPSIPGSLSLMLYNNPNAEVKGLKDLQKEFEEVWGPGNYIPPVNIVFWAFHLMIYIGMFYVLLFLVGLLKFKKLENSKTFLKVALFTIPLAYIANWLGWAMAEVGRQPWIVYPFNYKDPTSVALKTAEGVSKITSAEILISYIVFLVIFSGLAFANFYLIGKYASKAPETH, from the coding sequence ATGGATTTTCTCCTCACCATGTCTCGTCTGCAGTTCGCCATGACTGCGTTTTTTCACTTTATTTTCGTTCCTTTAACCCTCGGTCTTTCCATTCTCATTGCGATTATGCTTACTATCTATTACAAGACCGGGAAGGAAGACTATAAGATTCTTGCGAAGTTCTGGACGAAACTTTTTGCAGTTAACTTTGCCATTGGTGTGGCAACAGGTATTGTTCACGAGTTTGAATTTGGTATGAACTGGTCAGTATATTCCCGATTTGTGGGAGATATTTTCGGAGCACCACTTGCCTTTGAAGGACTTATGGCGTTTTTCCTTGAATCAACTTTTGTTGGAATTCTTCTTTTTGGTTGGGATAGAGTGCCTAAAAAAGTTCACCTTCTTGCTGCATGGCTTACAGCCATCGGAAGTAACATTTCTGCATTCTGGATTCTTGTTGCTAACGGCTGGATGCAGCACCCAGCAGGTTCAAAACTTGTTGAAGGTCTTGCAGGTAAAAAAGCTGTTCTTACAAGTTTTGCCGACATTGTTTTAAGTCCTGCTGCAGATATAAAGTTTATGCACACGATTACTGCAGGGTTTATTCTTTCAGCTGCTTTTGTTCTTGGTATCAGTGCATATCATCTTCTTAAAGGTAACAATGTTAAGCTTTTCAAGAAATCTGCGTTTATAGCGATAATTTTTGGACTTATTGCTTCAGTTGCCGAAATGGGAATTGGTCATGTTCATACTGTTGAAACAGCAAAATTTCAGCCAACTAAAATAGCAGCTGCTGAAGCTTTATGGGAAACAAAAAAAGGTCCTGCAATTGCTATCGCTGCGTGGGCTGACCAGAATGGACAGAGAAACGTTATAGAAATTCCATCAATTCCTGGAAGTTTAAGTTTAATGCTTTACAATAATCCAAATGCTGAAGTTAAAGGATTGAAAGATTTACAGAAAGAGTTTGAAGAAGTTTGGGGACCGGGAAATTACATCCCTCCTGTCAATATCGTTTTCTGGGCGTTTCACCTTATGATTTATATCGGAATGTTCTATGTTTTACTTTTCCTTGTAGGTCTTCTTAAGTTTAAAAAGCTTGAAAATAGTAAAACTTTCCTTAAAGTTGCTCTATTTACAATTCCTCTTGCTTATATAGCTAACTGGCTTGGTTGGGCTATGGCAGAGGTTGGAAGACAGCCGTGGATAGTTTATCCGTTTAACTATAAAGATCCAACATCTGTTGCTCTAAAGACTGCTGAAGGTGTTTCTAAGATTACAAGTGCAGAGATTTTAATAAGCTATATCGTTTTCCTTGTTATCTTTTCCGGTCTTGCGTTTGCAAACTTTTATCTGATTGGAAAATACGCTTCAAAAGCTCCAGAAACTCACTAA
- a CDS encoding porin family protein — MVLAGVFLSTAGNAQESGLENIKYGVKGGLTIGKLSTNFDEVVEQYFPVGVAETYTENSAVGFAVGGYVETQIAPNLSAELDTFIVQKNGKVEVEVPDYNFKYESDIKLTYLEIAPTIKYSVSNFYVLGGPFLAYILSAKYDETVTVSGVSTSDSGDIEDISSLDYGLTFGVGMTYGKFLAEIRFDLGLKDIDDATTDNVEEEVKTRALYMMAGYTF, encoded by the coding sequence GTGGTTCTTGCAGGAGTTTTTCTCTCAACAGCTGGTAACGCTCAGGAATCTGGCCTTGAAAACATTAAGTATGGAGTGAAAGGCGGGTTAACTATTGGAAAACTCTCAACTAATTTTGATGAAGTAGTTGAACAATACTTTCCAGTCGGAGTAGCAGAAACATATACTGAAAATTCCGCAGTAGGATTTGCTGTTGGAGGATACGTAGAGACACAGATAGCACCAAATTTAAGTGCAGAACTTGACACTTTTATTGTTCAGAAGAATGGAAAAGTAGAAGTTGAAGTTCCTGACTACAACTTTAAATATGAAAGTGATATCAAGCTAACTTACCTGGAAATAGCTCCCACAATCAAGTATTCTGTTTCCAATTTCTATGTATTAGGAGGACCTTTCCTTGCCTATATTCTATCTGCAAAGTATGATGAGACAGTAACTGTCAGTGGAGTTTCCACATCCGACTCAGGAGACATAGAAGACATATCTTCTCTTGACTATGGTCTTACTTTTGGTGTTGGGATGACATACGGAAAGTTTTTAGCAGAAATTAGATTTGACTTAGGATTAAAAGACATAGATGACGCAACTACAGATAACGTTGAAGAAGAAGTGAAAACGAGAGCTCTTTACATGATGGCAGGTTATACCTTTTAA
- a CDS encoding ankyrin repeat domain-containing protein yields MRKFLIVVLLGVVTSGSAVAAQLNPLEVYRGTFLRETAHIRKTNLHEAVLSNDLKKVKALLASGVNPDTTDTKGMTPLHYAAALGEKNIATALIGAGADVNKKDKVGYTPLHFAAESGASDVVGLLIDKGSFVDAKDKKGFTPLHRAVLNGNFEVVKILVEKGADVSAKNVGGYQPIHYASIKGYKEIVGYLLTHGADVNAKNFMGFTPLQFAVYKGNFDIVKLLCNSGANLNDRDPHGWSPLIKAIIRGHEDIALYLIDKGADINLSTKKGELPIHFAAGQGEMKVLRKLVEKGVDVNAENKIGNTPLHYAVYMGKEKAVKLLLEKGAKVNVQNNRGETPLYFAVKYRRTSIVKMLLDAGADKNIKTVHGVSPLLMAKMKGYNEIVKLLESYNNTGI; encoded by the coding sequence ATGAGAAAATTTTTAATAGTAGTTTTACTGGGCGTTGTTACATCAGGTTCTGCAGTTGCAGCTCAGCTTAATCCTCTTGAGGTTTACAGAGGAACTTTTTTGAGAGAGACTGCTCACATAAGAAAAACAAACCTGCATGAAGCTGTTTTAAGTAATGATTTAAAAAAAGTAAAAGCCCTCCTTGCGTCAGGTGTTAATCCAGACACCACTGACACAAAAGGGATGACACCTTTGCATTATGCTGCAGCTCTTGGGGAAAAGAATATAGCCACAGCTCTTATAGGTGCGGGAGCTGATGTTAATAAAAAGGATAAAGTGGGTTATACACCGCTCCATTTTGCAGCAGAAAGTGGTGCATCTGATGTTGTCGGTTTGCTTATTGATAAGGGATCTTTTGTTGATGCAAAAGATAAAAAGGGTTTTACACCTCTTCATCGGGCTGTATTGAACGGTAATTTTGAAGTTGTGAAGATTTTGGTAGAGAAGGGAGCGGATGTAAGTGCGAAAAATGTTGGTGGTTATCAACCCATCCATTATGCTTCTATAAAAGGCTATAAAGAGATAGTTGGCTATCTTTTAACTCACGGTGCTGATGTTAATGCAAAGAACTTTATGGGATTTACTCCGCTACAGTTTGCTGTCTATAAGGGAAATTTTGACATTGTTAAGCTTCTTTGCAATTCTGGGGCTAATTTAAATGATAGAGACCCTCACGGGTGGTCTCCTTTGATAAAAGCTATTATCAGAGGGCATGAGGATATAGCGCTTTATCTGATAGATAAAGGAGCTGATATTAACCTATCTACAAAAAAAGGAGAGTTGCCTATCCACTTTGCAGCAGGACAGGGAGAGATGAAAGTTTTAAGAAAGTTAGTTGAGAAAGGGGTTGATGTTAATGCTGAAAACAAAATAGGAAATACTCCTCTTCATTACGCTGTATATATGGGAAAAGAAAAAGCAGTTAAACTCCTGCTTGAGAAAGGTGCAAAAGTAAATGTCCAAAATAATAGGGGAGAAACTCCTCTTTACTTTGCTGTAAAGTACAGAAGAACATCTATTGTAAAAATGCTTCTTGATGCAGGAGCGGATAAGAATATTAAAACAGTTCATGGAGTCTCTCCACTTTTAATGGCGAAAATGAAAGGTTATAATGAAATAGTGAAACTGCTTGAATCTTACAATAATACTGGAATATAA